A DNA window from Hydrogenophaga taeniospiralis contains the following coding sequences:
- a CDS encoding YchJ family protein, with the protein MSRVPVSACPCGRTDARGKACAFDACCGRYIDHDTPAPDAESLMRSRYSAFVLGRVDHLAASWHASTRPADLTLEEGVKWLGLDVRSHRVIDADHAEVEFVARSRVAGRGQRLHERSRFVREAGRWFYVDGDLK; encoded by the coding sequence ATGAGCAGAGTGCCTGTGAGCGCCTGCCCCTGTGGCCGGACCGACGCGCGGGGCAAAGCCTGCGCGTTCGACGCCTGCTGCGGGCGCTACATCGACCACGACACCCCGGCGCCCGACGCCGAAAGCCTCATGCGCTCGCGCTACAGCGCCTTCGTGCTGGGGCGTGTGGACCACCTCGCCGCCAGTTGGCACGCCAGCACCCGCCCGGCCGACCTGACGCTGGAAGAGGGCGTGAAATGGCTGGGGCTGGACGTGCGATCGCACCGCGTGATCGACGCCGACCACGCCGAGGTCGAGTTCGTCGCCCGCTCGCGCGTGGCAGGCCGTGGGCAGCGCCTGCACGAGCGCAGCCGCTTCGTGCGCGAGGCTGGGCGCTGGTTTTATGTGGATGGAGATCTGAAGTGA
- a CDS encoding DUF4126 domain-containing protein, which yields MASIWTSFVAWLRSWGAQVGDGAADVGVQMGGQVIDGVSAAASQLDMPGLLALAAALGWVSGFRLYAVVFVVGASGALGWIPLPEGLQVLQHPALLVTSGALLFVEFFADKIPGLDSLWDMVNSVIRIPAGAALAAGALGADGSTMALVGALLGGTLAASSQAAKTTTRAAINSSPEPFSNIAMSLVEDGLVVGAVWLATNHPLVFGVLLVITVVLMWIVTWMLFKFLRAVFRRAQSLFSSANA from the coding sequence ATGGCATCGATCTGGACTTCGTTCGTGGCGTGGCTCCGGTCCTGGGGCGCCCAGGTGGGCGACGGCGCGGCCGACGTGGGCGTGCAGATGGGGGGCCAGGTGATCGACGGCGTGAGCGCCGCCGCCAGCCAGCTCGACATGCCCGGCCTGCTGGCGCTGGCCGCTGCGCTCGGCTGGGTCAGTGGCTTCCGGCTCTACGCGGTGGTGTTTGTGGTCGGCGCGTCCGGGGCACTGGGCTGGATTCCGCTGCCTGAGGGCCTTCAGGTGCTGCAGCACCCGGCGCTGCTGGTCACCAGCGGTGCGCTGCTGTTCGTGGAGTTTTTCGCCGACAAGATCCCCGGCCTCGACTCGCTGTGGGACATGGTCAACAGCGTGATCCGCATCCCCGCCGGTGCTGCGCTGGCGGCGGGCGCGCTGGGCGCCGACGGCAGCACCATGGCCCTGGTGGGCGCGCTGCTCGGCGGCACGCTCGCGGCCAGCAGCCAGGCCGCCAAGACCACCACGCGCGCGGCCATCAACAGCTCGCCCGAGCCGTTCTCCAACATCGCCATGAGCCTGGTCGAAGACGGCCTGGTGGTCGGCGCGGTCTGGCTGGCCACCAACCACCCGCTGGTGTTTGGCGTGCTGCTCGTCATCACCGTGGTGCTGATGTGGATCGTCACCTGGATGCTGTTCAAGTTCCTGCGCGCGGTGTTCCGCCGGGCGCAATCCCTGTTTTCTTCTGCCAACGCCTGA
- a CDS encoding carboxyl transferase domain-containing protein, producing the protein MPALDTKLNARSADFQANAAAMRAVVDDLKAQVEKATLGGGDAARAKHTARGKLLPRDRVQMLLDPGTPFLELSPLAAMGMYPDRDGSDSAPCAGVIAGIGRVSGVDCMIVCNDATVKGGTYYPLTVKKHLRAQEVAQQNQLPCIYLVDSGGANLPNQDEVFPDRDHFGRIFFNQANMSAQGIAQIAVVMGSCTAGGAYVPAMSDETIIVKNQGTIFLGGPPLVKAATGEVVSAEDLGGGDVHTRLSGVADHLAQNDLHALALARQAVKNLNARKVPPITTIDPVAPLYPAEELYGVIPTDTRKPFDVREIIARIVDGSDFDEFKSRFGTTLVCGFARIEGMPVGIIANNGILFSESALKGAHFIELCCQRKTPLVFLQNITGFMVGRKYENEGIARNGAKMVTAVATAAVPKFTVIIGGSFGAGNYGMCGRAYSPRFLWMWPNARISVMGGEQAASVLATVKRDGIEAKGGSWSAEEEAAFKAPIKEQYEVQGHPYYATARLWDDGVIDPADTRRVLALGLSASLNAPIPETKFGLFRM; encoded by the coding sequence ATGCCCGCACTCGACACGAAACTCAACGCCCGTTCCGCCGACTTCCAGGCCAACGCCGCCGCCATGCGCGCGGTGGTGGACGACCTCAAGGCGCAGGTGGAAAAAGCCACGCTCGGCGGCGGCGACGCGGCCCGCGCCAAACACACCGCACGCGGCAAGCTGCTGCCGCGCGACCGGGTGCAGATGCTGCTGGACCCGGGCACACCCTTCCTGGAGCTGAGCCCGCTGGCCGCGATGGGCATGTACCCGGACCGCGACGGCAGCGACAGCGCGCCCTGTGCCGGCGTGATCGCGGGCATCGGCCGTGTGAGCGGCGTGGACTGCATGATCGTCTGCAACGACGCCACCGTGAAGGGCGGCACCTACTACCCGCTCACGGTGAAGAAGCACCTGCGCGCGCAGGAAGTGGCGCAGCAGAACCAGCTGCCCTGCATCTACCTGGTGGATTCGGGCGGCGCCAACCTGCCGAACCAGGACGAGGTGTTCCCCGACCGCGACCATTTCGGCCGCATCTTCTTCAACCAGGCCAACATGAGCGCGCAGGGCATCGCGCAGATCGCGGTGGTCATGGGCTCGTGCACGGCGGGCGGCGCCTACGTGCCGGCCATGAGCGACGAAACCATCATCGTCAAGAACCAGGGCACGATTTTTCTGGGTGGCCCGCCGCTGGTGAAGGCCGCCACGGGCGAGGTGGTGAGCGCCGAGGACCTGGGCGGTGGCGACGTGCACACGCGCCTCTCGGGCGTGGCCGACCACCTGGCGCAGAACGACCTGCACGCGCTCGCGCTGGCGCGCCAGGCGGTGAAGAACCTCAACGCCCGCAAGGTGCCGCCTATCACCACCATCGACCCGGTGGCGCCGCTGTACCCGGCCGAAGAGCTGTACGGCGTGATCCCCACCGACACGCGCAAGCCGTTCGACGTGCGCGAGATCATCGCCCGCATCGTGGACGGCTCGGACTTCGACGAATTCAAGTCGCGCTTCGGCACGACGCTGGTCTGCGGCTTCGCGCGCATCGAAGGCATGCCGGTCGGCATCATCGCCAACAACGGCATCCTGTTCAGCGAGTCGGCGCTCAAGGGTGCGCACTTCATCGAACTCTGCTGCCAGCGCAAGACGCCGCTGGTCTTCCTGCAGAACATCACCGGCTTCATGGTCGGCCGCAAGTACGAGAACGAAGGCATCGCGCGCAACGGCGCCAAGATGGTGACCGCCGTGGCCACGGCTGCGGTGCCCAAGTTCACCGTCATCATCGGCGGCAGCTTTGGCGCCGGCAACTACGGCATGTGCGGCCGCGCCTACAGCCCGCGCTTCCTCTGGATGTGGCCGAACGCGCGCATCAGCGTGATGGGCGGCGAGCAGGCCGCGAGCGTGCTGGCCACCGTCAAGCGCGACGGCATCGAGGCGAAGGGCGGCAGCTGGAGCGCGGAAGAAGAAGCCGCGTTCAAGGCGCCGATCAAGGAGCAGTACGAGGTGCAGGGCCACCCCTACTACGCCACCGCGCGCCTGTGGGACGACGGTGTGATCGACCCGGCCGACACGCGCCGCGTGCTGGCCCTGGGCCTGAGCGCTTCGCTGAACGCGCCGATCCCCGAGACGAAGTTTGGACTTTTCCGCATGTGA
- a CDS encoding HAD family hydrolase: protein MFEAVLFDCDGVLVDSEPITNGVLRQMLNEAGWALSQPECERIFIGKAVRDERERIEAETGRPLTDDWMRAFYARRDQRLRAELQTVAGALDAVIAAHAHAKGRIACASGADRPKVVMQIGMAGMAPYFEDRIFSGHDMPRSKPAPDVYLAAAAHLGADPSRCLVIEDTATGAQAGLAAGATVWGYCQHGHGRAFDGLPVARVFRHMDELARALPALR from the coding sequence ATGTTCGAAGCGGTTCTTTTCGATTGCGACGGCGTGTTGGTGGACAGCGAGCCCATCACCAACGGCGTGTTGCGCCAGATGCTCAACGAGGCCGGCTGGGCGCTCAGCCAGCCGGAGTGCGAACGCATCTTCATCGGCAAGGCCGTGCGCGACGAGCGCGAGCGCATCGAGGCTGAGACCGGCCGACCGCTCACCGACGACTGGATGCGCGCCTTCTATGCGCGGCGCGATCAGCGCCTGCGCGCCGAGCTGCAGACCGTGGCCGGTGCGCTCGACGCGGTCATCGCCGCGCATGCGCACGCCAAAGGCCGCATCGCCTGCGCCTCCGGCGCCGACCGGCCCAAGGTCGTGATGCAGATCGGCATGGCCGGCATGGCGCCGTACTTCGAAGACCGCATCTTCAGCGGCCACGACATGCCACGCTCCAAGCCCGCGCCCGATGTCTACCTGGCCGCCGCCGCCCACCTGGGCGCCGACCCGTCGCGATGCCTGGTGATCGAAGACACCGCCACCGGCGCCCAGGCCGGCCTGGCCGCCGGCGCCACCGTCTGGGGCTACTGCCAGCACGGCCACGGCCGCGCGTTCGACGGCCTGCCCGTGGCGCGGGTGTTTCGCCACATGGACGAGCTGGCGCGGGCCTTGCCCGCACTGCGGTAA
- a CDS encoding AraC family transcriptional regulator — MPSPNPTPLAPRSELRTARAATPMAFVRAIVRAYRLRGMDPAPALAQAQIAPALLQQRVGHITAAQMEAVSGAAMRELNDEALGWFARPLPWGSYGMLARASLSAPTLGAALKRWCRHHGLLTPDVTLAVTTSGDVASIGLTEHRPPGGDGSLREFCFVSVLRNSLGLACWFVDSRIPLLGASFPFAAPPHAEAYRVLFDGPTVFDAPEAAIRFDARYLALPIKRDEAAMNQMLQRALPIQVRPYRRDRLLVQRVRQVLMTQPLDAHNANDLAALLNTSARTLHRQLKDEGATLQALKDEVRRDRALDLLQRTTRPIKQVAEAAGFQNEKSFIRAFKGWTGVAPGDFRSRTPPLA, encoded by the coding sequence ATGCCAAGCCCCAACCCGACACCCCTGGCCCCACGCAGTGAGCTGCGCACGGCACGCGCCGCAACGCCCATGGCCTTTGTGCGGGCCATCGTGCGGGCGTACCGGCTCCGCGGCATGGACCCGGCGCCCGCGCTGGCGCAGGCACAGATCGCGCCAGCCCTTTTGCAGCAACGGGTGGGCCACATCACCGCCGCGCAAATGGAGGCCGTGTCGGGCGCGGCCATGCGCGAACTGAACGACGAAGCCCTGGGCTGGTTTGCCCGGCCCTTGCCCTGGGGCAGCTACGGCATGCTCGCGCGCGCCTCGCTCTCGGCCCCCACGCTGGGCGCCGCGCTCAAGCGCTGGTGCCGCCACCACGGCCTGCTCACCCCCGACGTCACGCTCGCCGTGACCACCAGCGGCGACGTGGCCAGCATCGGCCTCACCGAACACCGCCCGCCCGGTGGCGATGGCAGCCTGCGCGAGTTCTGTTTCGTCTCGGTGCTGCGCAACAGCCTGGGCCTGGCCTGCTGGTTCGTGGACTCGCGCATCCCGCTGCTGGGCGCGAGCTTTCCATTTGCCGCGCCACCGCACGCCGAGGCCTACCGCGTGCTGTTCGACGGCCCGACGGTGTTTGACGCACCCGAGGCCGCCATCCGCTTCGACGCGCGCTACCTCGCCCTGCCCATCAAACGCGACGAAGCCGCGATGAACCAGATGCTGCAGCGCGCCCTGCCAATCCAGGTGCGCCCCTACCGACGCGACCGCCTGCTGGTGCAGCGCGTGCGCCAAGTGCTGATGACCCAGCCGCTGGACGCGCACAACGCCAACGACCTCGCGGCCCTGCTCAACACCTCGGCGCGCACCCTGCACCGGCAGCTGAAAGACGAGGGCGCCACGCTGCAGGCGTTGAAAGACGAGGTGCGCCGCGACCGCGCGCTCGACCTGCTGCAGCGCACCACCCGCCCCATCAAACAGGTGGCCGAAGCGGCCGGGTTTCAGAACGAGAAGAGCTTCATCCGCGCGTTCAAGGGCTGGACGGGGGTGGCGCCGGGGGATTTTCGGAGCCGGACCCCACCCTTGGCCTGA
- a CDS encoding enoyl-CoA hydratase/isomerase family protein — translation MSPALTLAVQDRIARITLTRPDVRNAFNDAVIQELKAAFEDVGTRDDVRAVVLAAVGPAFCAGADLNWMRRMADYTREENVADAGQLAAMLQAIYACPKPTIAAVQGDVFAGGMGLVAACDMAVSVDSATYCLSEVKLGLIPATISPYVIRAMGARASHRYFLTAERFSAQEAHRIGFVHELVGADALDAKVNELAQALVSASPAAVRACKKLVQDVAERAIDAGLIAATVQGIADIRASEQGREGVQSFLQKRKPAWLAG, via the coding sequence ATGAGCCCAGCTCTGACCCTGGCGGTCCAGGACCGCATTGCCCGCATCACGCTGACCCGCCCCGATGTGCGCAACGCCTTCAACGACGCCGTGATCCAGGAACTCAAGGCCGCGTTTGAAGACGTGGGCACGCGCGACGACGTGCGCGCCGTGGTGCTGGCGGCCGTGGGCCCGGCCTTCTGCGCCGGGGCCGATCTGAACTGGATGCGCCGCATGGCCGACTACACGCGCGAAGAGAACGTGGCCGATGCGGGCCAGCTCGCCGCGATGCTGCAGGCCATCTATGCATGCCCCAAGCCCACCATCGCGGCCGTGCAGGGCGACGTGTTCGCCGGTGGCATGGGCCTGGTGGCGGCGTGTGACATGGCGGTGAGCGTGGACAGCGCCACCTACTGCCTGAGCGAAGTGAAGCTGGGCCTGATCCCGGCCACCATCAGCCCCTACGTGATCCGCGCCATGGGCGCGCGCGCGTCGCACCGCTACTTCCTCACGGCCGAGCGCTTCAGCGCGCAGGAGGCACACCGCATCGGCTTCGTGCACGAGCTGGTGGGCGCGGACGCGCTGGACGCCAAGGTCAACGAACTGGCCCAGGCCCTGGTGAGCGCCAGCCCGGCCGCCGTGCGCGCCTGCAAGAAGCTGGTGCAGGACGTGGCCGAACGCGCCATCGACGCCGGCTTGATCGCCGCCACGGTGCAGGGCATTGCCGACATCCGCGCGAGCGAACAAGGTCGCGAAGGCGTGCAGTCCTTTCTGCAGAAACGCAAGCCGGCCTGGCTGGCGGGCTGA
- a CDS encoding AMP-binding protein, protein MSAALSTAAPLAQSLARGATDVPLIEQTIGAFFDAMVARQPEHEALVSVHQGRRYSYRALQADAHRLASALLAQGLQAGDRVGIWSHNNAEWVLMQLATAQVGLVLVNINPAYRTSEVEYALNKVGCKLLVTMARFKTSDYLGMLRELAPEWAHGQPGALEAQQLPHLKTVVWIDEAGQGAEEPGLMRFSDLLARGDAADPRVAQVAATLKASDPINIQFTSGTTGFPKGATLTHRNILNNGFFIGECMKLTKADRLCIPVPLYHCFGMVLGNLACFTHGATVVYPNDGFDPLTVLQTVQDERCTGLHGVPTMFIAELDHPRFKDFDLSTLRTGIMAGSPCPTAVMQRVVSDMHLSEITIAYGMTETSPVSCQSSTDTPLDRRVSTVGQVQPHLEVKIVHPDNGEVVAPGQSGELCTRGYSVMHGYWDDPAKTAEAIDAEGWMHTGDLATMDDQGYVNIVGRIKDMVIRGGENIYPREIEEFLYRHPAVQDVQVVGVPDAKYGEELCAWVIVKPGQALDEDTVRAFCKGQIAHYKVPRYIRFVDAFPMTVTGKIQKFKIRDAMKDQLGLAEQKTA, encoded by the coding sequence ATGAGCGCAGCCCTTTCCACCGCCGCACCGCTGGCGCAAAGCCTGGCGCGTGGCGCGACCGACGTGCCGCTGATCGAACAGACCATCGGCGCGTTTTTTGACGCCATGGTGGCGCGCCAGCCCGAGCACGAGGCGCTGGTGAGCGTGCACCAGGGGCGGCGCTACAGCTACCGCGCGCTGCAGGCCGACGCGCACCGCCTGGCCAGCGCGTTGCTGGCGCAGGGCCTGCAGGCGGGGGATCGGGTGGGCATCTGGTCGCACAACAACGCCGAGTGGGTGCTGATGCAGCTGGCGACGGCGCAGGTGGGCCTGGTGCTGGTGAACATCAACCCGGCCTACCGCACGTCTGAAGTGGAATACGCGCTCAACAAGGTGGGTTGCAAGCTGCTCGTCACCATGGCGCGCTTCAAGACCAGCGACTACCTGGGCATGCTGCGCGAGCTGGCACCGGAGTGGGCACACGGCCAGCCGGGTGCGCTCGAAGCGCAGCAGCTGCCCCACCTCAAGACCGTGGTCTGGATCGACGAAGCCGGGCAGGGCGCTGAAGAGCCGGGGCTGATGCGTTTCTCCGACCTGCTGGCGCGCGGCGACGCGGCCGACCCGCGCGTGGCGCAGGTGGCGGCCACGCTCAAGGCGAGCGACCCGATCAACATCCAGTTCACCAGCGGCACCACGGGCTTTCCCAAGGGCGCCACGCTGACGCACCGCAACATCCTGAACAACGGCTTCTTCATCGGCGAGTGCATGAAGTTGACAAAGGCCGACCGCCTGTGCATCCCCGTGCCGCTGTACCACTGCTTCGGCATGGTGCTGGGCAACCTGGCCTGCTTCACGCACGGCGCCACCGTGGTCTACCCGAACGACGGCTTCGACCCGCTGACCGTGCTGCAGACGGTGCAGGACGAACGCTGCACCGGCCTGCACGGCGTGCCCACCATGTTCATCGCCGAGCTGGATCACCCGCGTTTCAAAGACTTCGACCTGTCCACCCTCCGAACCGGCATCATGGCCGGCTCGCCGTGCCCGACCGCCGTGATGCAGCGCGTGGTGAGCGACATGCACCTCTCTGAAATCACCATTGCCTACGGCATGACCGAGACCAGCCCGGTGAGCTGCCAGAGCAGCACCGACACACCGCTGGACCGGCGCGTCTCCACCGTGGGCCAGGTGCAGCCGCACCTGGAAGTGAAGATCGTCCACCCCGACAACGGCGAGGTGGTGGCGCCCGGCCAGTCGGGCGAGCTGTGCACGCGCGGCTACTCGGTCATGCACGGCTACTGGGACGACCCGGCCAAGACCGCCGAGGCCATCGACGCCGAGGGCTGGATGCACACCGGCGACCTCGCCACCATGGACGATCAGGGTTACGTCAATATCGTCGGCCGCATCAAGGACATGGTGATCCGCGGCGGCGAAAACATCTACCCGCGCGAGATCGAAGAATTCCTCTACCGCCACCCCGCCGTGCAGGACGTGCAGGTGGTCGGCGTGCCCGACGCCAAATACGGCGAAGAGCTGTGTGCCTGGGTGATCGTGAAGCCCGGCCAGGCGCTGGATGAAGACACGGTGCGCGCCTTTTGCAAGGGCCAGATCGCCCACTACAAGGTGCCGCGTTACATCCGCTTCGTGGACGCCTTCCCCATGACCGTCACCGGCAAGATCCAGAAGTTCAAGATACGCGATGCCATGAAGGACCAGCTGGGGCTGGCCGAACAGAAGACCGCTTGA
- a CDS encoding PIN domain-containing protein — MILVDSSVLIDHFRGTNNPQTEQLRRWLSGKDGPPDIGVADLVVFEVVRGFSTAAAQARARDLLLALEVVEIGGLDNALQAATLYQRLRKSGRTVRSPIDVLLASYCITHGHMLLHRDADFESLKTLGGLETWPN, encoded by the coding sequence ATGATCCTGGTGGACTCCAGCGTGCTCATCGATCACTTTCGAGGCACCAACAACCCACAGACCGAACAGCTCAGGCGATGGCTGTCGGGCAAGGACGGCCCGCCAGACATTGGCGTGGCCGATCTGGTGGTGTTTGAGGTGGTGCGCGGTTTCTCCACCGCCGCCGCGCAGGCCCGGGCGCGCGATCTGTTGCTGGCGCTGGAGGTGGTGGAGATCGGCGGATTGGACAACGCCCTGCAGGCCGCCACGCTGTACCAGCGACTGCGCAAATCAGGCCGCACCGTGCGCAGCCCCATCGACGTGCTGCTCGCCAGCTACTGCATCACCCACGGTCACATGCTGCTGCACCGCGACGCCGATTTTGAATCGCTCAAAACGCTGGGAGGACTTGAGACATGGCCGAACTGA
- a CDS encoding AMP-binding protein — protein sequence MIAIDDDTTIGQAFFEACDRYAGHSLLAVPANAARSYDPAGRDISYSDAATVVRTLMAAYRSAGYGLGHRVGLFLESRPEHLLHKLALNALGVCIVPINPDHRPRELAYVVDHARLDLMVALTARADAVREALALTRHRPAVAWLEELDTQTLTPPPTAAQPGEPVGDTPASILYTSGTTGQPKGCVLSHTYELAAGHWYATQGGLGAVREGVERLYNPLPLFHVNASILSFYCMLLSGGCQVQTDRFQPGRWWTEVVESRATIVHYLGVVVPMLLNQPVSDLERAHPVRFGYGAGVEPQLHATFEARYGFPLLELWGMTEMVRPLCDCHEPRQVGTRAFGRARPGLDACVMDEAGQVLPDGTPGELVVRHSEATPRRHFFSGYLDNPQATAEAWRGGWFHTGDIVSRGADGMFHFVDRRKNIIRRSGENIAAAEVEALLLTHPWVANAAVMALPDEVREEEVLACVVLKDRAGHETAETARALFDFCHQQLAYYKAPGWLWFAAEIPTTGTQKIQKHRIFPEGTDPRTLPGMHDLRPFKKRH from the coding sequence ATGATCGCCATCGACGACGACACCACCATCGGCCAGGCCTTCTTCGAGGCCTGCGACCGCTACGCCGGCCACAGCCTGCTGGCCGTGCCCGCCAACGCCGCCCGCAGCTACGACCCCGCCGGCCGCGACATCAGCTACAGCGACGCGGCCACCGTGGTGCGCACGCTGATGGCCGCGTACCGCTCGGCTGGCTACGGCTTGGGCCACCGCGTGGGCCTGTTCCTGGAAAGCCGGCCCGAGCACCTGCTGCACAAGCTCGCGCTCAACGCGCTGGGCGTGTGCATCGTGCCGATCAACCCGGACCACCGGCCGCGCGAACTGGCCTATGTGGTGGACCACGCGCGGCTGGACCTGATGGTGGCGCTGACCGCGCGGGCCGACGCGGTGCGGGAGGCGCTGGCCCTGACCCGCCACCGGCCCGCCGTGGCGTGGCTGGAGGAACTGGACACCCAGACCCTGACACCGCCGCCCACCGCGGCCCAGCCCGGTGAACCGGTTGGCGACACGCCCGCCAGCATCCTCTACACCTCGGGCACCACGGGCCAGCCCAAGGGCTGCGTGCTCTCGCACACCTACGAGCTGGCCGCCGGCCACTGGTATGCCACCCAGGGCGGCCTGGGGGCGGTGCGCGAAGGCGTTGAGCGCCTCTACAACCCGCTGCCGCTGTTCCATGTGAACGCGTCCATCCTGTCGTTCTACTGCATGCTGCTCAGCGGAGGCTGCCAGGTGCAGACCGACCGTTTCCAGCCCGGCCGCTGGTGGACCGAGGTGGTCGAGAGCCGCGCCACCATCGTGCACTACCTCGGCGTGGTGGTGCCCATGCTGCTCAACCAGCCGGTGAGCGATCTGGAGCGCGCGCACCCAGTGCGCTTTGGCTACGGCGCCGGCGTCGAGCCCCAGCTGCACGCGACATTCGAGGCGCGCTATGGCTTCCCGCTGCTCGAACTCTGGGGCATGACCGAGATGGTGCGGCCCCTGTGCGACTGCCACGAACCGCGCCAGGTCGGCACGCGGGCCTTCGGCCGCGCACGCCCGGGCCTGGACGCCTGCGTGATGGACGAGGCCGGCCAGGTGCTGCCCGACGGCACGCCGGGCGAGCTGGTGGTCCGCCACTCCGAAGCCACGCCCCGGCGGCACTTCTTCAGCGGCTACCTCGACAACCCGCAGGCCACGGCCGAGGCCTGGCGCGGCGGCTGGTTCCACACCGGCGACATCGTGAGCCGGGGCGCCGATGGCATGTTCCATTTCGTGGACCGCCGCAAGAACATCATCCGCCGCTCGGGCGAAAACATCGCCGCCGCCGAGGTCGAGGCCCTGCTGCTCACCCACCCCTGGGTCGCCAACGCGGCGGTGATGGCCCTGCCCGACGAGGTGCGCGAAGAAGAGGTGCTGGCCTGCGTGGTGCTGAAAGACCGCGCCGGCCACGAAACGGCGGAGACGGCGCGCGCGCTCTTTGACTTCTGCCACCAGCAACTGGCCTACTACAAGGCGCCCGGCTGGCTCTGGTTTGCGGCCGAGATCCCCACCACCGGCACCCAGAAGATCCAGAAACACCGCATCTTTCCCGAGGGCACCGACCCCCGCACCCTGCCCGGCATGCACGACCTGCGGCCGTTCAAGAAACGCCACTGA
- a CDS encoding glutathione S-transferase family protein, with protein sequence MIVLHHCVSARSLRPLWMLEELGLPYELRMLPFPPRVHARPYLDLNPLGTVPLLEDGATRMTESAAMCHYLAARHSPRVLDVPVDDPAYGSYLNWLHMSDATLTFPQTLVLRYTHFEPPERLQPQVAADYARWFLARLRAVDAALQHNEHLCAGRFTAADVTVGYALVLARHLDLDAQFTPAVAAYWQRLQDRPAFQRALRVERDAALAQRVDPTPSPDLRV encoded by the coding sequence ATGATCGTTTTGCACCACTGCGTCAGCGCCCGGTCTTTGCGTCCCCTGTGGATGCTGGAAGAGCTGGGCCTGCCCTACGAACTGCGCATGCTGCCCTTTCCGCCGCGCGTGCACGCCCGGCCCTACCTGGACCTGAACCCGCTGGGCACCGTGCCCCTGCTGGAAGACGGCGCCACCCGCATGACCGAGTCGGCCGCGATGTGCCACTACCTCGCCGCGCGCCACAGCCCGCGCGTGCTGGACGTGCCCGTCGACGATCCAGCCTATGGCAGCTACCTGAACTGGCTGCACATGAGCGACGCCACGCTCACCTTCCCGCAGACGCTGGTGCTGCGCTACACCCACTTCGAACCGCCCGAGCGCCTGCAGCCCCAGGTGGCCGCCGACTACGCCCGCTGGTTCCTGGCCCGTCTGCGCGCGGTGGACGCCGCCCTGCAGCACAACGAGCACCTGTGCGCCGGCCGCTTCACGGCCGCCGACGTGACCGTGGGCTACGCGCTGGTGCTCGCCCGCCACCTGGACCTGGATGCCCAGTTCACGCCGGCGGTGGCGGCCTACTGGCAGCGCCTGCAGGACCGCCCAGCGTTCCAGCGCGCCCTGCGCGTGGAACGCGATGCGGCCCTGGCCCAGCGGGTGGACCCCACGCCTTCTCCTGACTTGCGGGTCTGA
- a CDS encoding DinB family protein, whose translation MAELNPWHTHFARLARYNVWATARLLDAVAPLSDADYRKDVGLFFKSIHGTLNHLLVGEHALWFQRFAHGASPVVQLDAEVEPDRARLTQALRDGAARWAPLIASWPAERFDATLDYTTTKGVPVSLPFAATLAHVFNHGTHHRGQITAALTALGQPCPELDFAYCLHEEAAREKAA comes from the coding sequence ATGGCCGAACTGAATCCGTGGCACACCCACTTTGCCCGACTGGCCCGTTACAACGTCTGGGCCACCGCGCGCCTGCTCGACGCGGTGGCGCCGCTGTCCGACGCCGACTACCGCAAGGACGTGGGCCTGTTCTTCAAAAGCATCCACGGCACGCTCAACCACCTGCTGGTGGGTGAACACGCGCTGTGGTTCCAGCGTTTTGCCCACGGCGCCTCCCCCGTGGTCCAACTGGACGCCGAGGTGGAGCCCGACCGCGCACGCCTGACCCAGGCCCTGCGCGACGGCGCGGCTCGCTGGGCGCCGCTGATCGCCAGTTGGCCAGCGGAGCGCTTCGACGCCACCCTGGACTACACCACCACCAAGGGCGTGCCCGTCTCGCTACCGTTCGCCGCCACGCTGGCGCACGTGTTCAACCACGGCACGCACCACCGCGGCCAGATCACGGCCGCGCTTACCGCGCTCGGCCAGCCCTGCCCGGAGCTGGATTTCGCTTACTGCCTGCACGAAGAAGCCGCTCGGGAGAAAGCCGCATGA
- a CDS encoding type II toxin-antitoxin system VapB family antitoxin: MRTNIVIDDKLMADVMASGDFKTKKEAVEEGLRLLKRKKAYAALLAARGTLFWDDSDEAWAKAREEEELLEATVQEPAASYVVKPAAKARQARATETRAKPGKRSKAA, translated from the coding sequence GTGCGGACCAACATCGTGATTGACGACAAACTCATGGCGGATGTCATGGCCAGCGGTGATTTCAAGACCAAGAAAGAAGCGGTCGAAGAGGGCTTGCGTCTGCTCAAACGGAAAAAGGCTTACGCGGCTTTGCTGGCAGCACGCGGCACCCTGTTCTGGGACGATTCCGACGAAGCCTGGGCGAAAGCGCGTGAAGAAGAGGAACTGCTTGAGGCCACCGTGCAGGAGCCTGCTGCGAGCTACGTGGTCAAGCCCGCAGCCAAGGCCAGACAAGCCCGAGCCACCGAGACGCGCGCCAAGCCCGGCAAACGGAGCAAGGCAGCATGA